One genomic segment of Catalinimonas alkaloidigena includes these proteins:
- a CDS encoding ABC transporter ATP-binding protein, whose protein sequence is MQIKLSKVGKKFQREWIFRNVDLTLKQGQSYVLIGPNGSGKSTLMLILSGLLSASEGTVKYEKGNKKNIPEEEFYHHQSIVAPYEEVVEEFTLTELLEFHFAFKPPLNNMSNMEIMEALYLTQARDKYIKQFSSGMKQRLKLGLAFYSKSKVLFLDEPCSNLDARGIDWYQREVKKVLQERLVVICSNQPYEYEFVDQQINIEQYK, encoded by the coding sequence ATGCAGATCAAGCTTAGCAAAGTGGGAAAAAAGTTTCAGCGAGAATGGATATTTAGAAATGTTGATCTCACCTTAAAGCAAGGTCAGTCTTATGTGTTGATTGGTCCTAACGGGAGTGGTAAGTCTACCCTTATGTTAATCCTGAGTGGCCTCTTGTCTGCTTCTGAAGGAACAGTAAAGTATGAGAAAGGGAATAAAAAGAATATTCCTGAAGAAGAATTTTATCATCACCAAAGCATTGTCGCTCCCTATGAAGAAGTGGTAGAGGAATTTACACTTACCGAATTACTGGAGTTTCATTTTGCCTTCAAGCCTCCGCTGAATAATATGTCCAATATGGAAATCATGGAAGCCTTGTACCTGACACAAGCACGGGATAAATATATCAAACAATTTTCTTCAGGAATGAAGCAAAGGTTGAAACTGGGATTAGCCTTTTACTCAAAAAGTAAAGTGTTGTTTTTAGATGAGCCCTGCTCAAACCTGGATGCACGAGGGATTGATTGGTATCAGCGAGAAGTGAAAAAGGTGCTACAGGAACGCCTCGTAGTGATCTGCTCTAACCAGCCTTATGAGTATGAATTTGTTGATCAGCAAATTAATATTGAGCAGTATAAGTGA
- the tsaE gene encoding tRNA (adenosine(37)-N6)-threonylcarbamoyltransferase complex ATPase subunit type 1 TsaE, whose protein sequence is MPEVLGEIVLKRPEEALEAARRLRKLAESVDVWLFYGEMGVGKTTLIKAVCEDWQVMDTVSSPTFGLVNEYQNTDHQTFYHFDFYRIKDEAEAWDIGTEDYFYSGNYCFVEWPERIEGLLPEEFIRIDIQAEADQSRRIYLSKHG, encoded by the coding sequence ATGCCTGAAGTATTAGGAGAAATAGTGCTTAAGCGACCAGAAGAGGCACTTGAAGCAGCAAGGAGGCTGAGAAAATTAGCTGAAAGCGTAGATGTTTGGTTGTTTTATGGGGAGATGGGGGTAGGCAAAACTACCCTGATCAAAGCGGTTTGCGAAGACTGGCAGGTAATGGATACCGTATCAAGCCCCACTTTTGGGCTGGTGAACGAATATCAGAACACCGACCATCAAACATTCTATCACTTTGACTTTTATAGAATAAAAGATGAAGCAGAAGCCTGGGATATCGGTACAGAAGACTATTTTTACTCGGGAAATTACTGCTTCGTAGAATGGCCTGAACGCATTGAAGGTTTGCTTCCTGAAGAATTTATTCGTATAGATATACAGGCGGAGGCTGATCAAAGCAGAAGAATCTATTTATCTAAACATGGGTGA
- a CDS encoding glycosyltransferase family 2 protein, which produces MNKDIKVIIPAFNEQNSIGKVIGDIPKDWVSEIIVVNNNSKDSTEDVARETGVTVLKEERQGYGYACLRGIAYTKAQDSQPDIIVFMDADYADYPEQLPEVVKPILEEGMDLVIGSRALGKKEKGAMTPQQVFGNWLATRLLRLLYGANFTDLGPFRAVTWEALQRIDMQDQTYGWTVEMQLKAAKLGLRSTEVPVKYRKRREGVSKVSGTLKGTLGAGYKIIWTIFKYR; this is translated from the coding sequence ATGAATAAAGATATTAAAGTGATTATCCCGGCTTTTAATGAGCAAAACTCCATCGGTAAAGTGATCGGGGATATTCCCAAAGATTGGGTAAGTGAAATCATTGTAGTAAATAATAATTCAAAAGATAGTACAGAGGATGTGGCGCGTGAGACAGGCGTTACGGTGCTTAAGGAAGAACGTCAGGGCTATGGGTACGCCTGTTTGAGGGGAATAGCATATACAAAGGCTCAGGATTCTCAACCCGATATCATAGTTTTTATGGATGCTGACTATGCTGACTATCCTGAGCAACTACCGGAAGTGGTAAAGCCCATACTGGAAGAGGGGATGGATCTGGTGATTGGCTCAAGAGCTTTGGGCAAAAAGGAGAAAGGAGCGATGACACCCCAGCAGGTCTTTGGTAATTGGCTGGCCACTCGCTTGCTAAGATTGTTGTATGGCGCTAATTTTACCGACTTGGGGCCTTTTCGGGCTGTCACATGGGAAGCCTTGCAGCGTATCGATATGCAGGACCAAACCTATGGCTGGACGGTTGAAATGCAATTGAAAGCGGCTAAGCTGGGCTTGCGCAGTACGGAAGTGCCGGTAAAATACAGGAAGAGAAGGGAAGGTGTCTCCAAGGTATCCGGCACACTCAAAGGTACGCTGGGAGCTGGTTATAAAATCATCTGGACAATCTTCAAATATAGGTAA
- the lpxD gene encoding UDP-3-O-(3-hydroxymyristoyl)glucosamine N-acyltransferase: MEFSIEYIANLLDGELEGDGSIKISQLGKIEDAGKGAISFLSNPKYEASIYSTNASAVIVKKDFHPKKELHTTLIRVEDPYLAFTALLEEYHKLVNFQKKGVEQPAYINSTAEVGQDIYRGAFSYIGANCKIGDHVKIYPHAYIGDNVQIGDHTIIHSGVKIYPGCVIGSHCVVHAGAVIGSDGFGFAPQADGTYKTIPQVGNVIVGHHVDIGANTTIDCATLESTKIGNGVKLDNLIQIAHNVEIGENTVIAAQTGVSGSTKIGKNCVLAGQVGVVGHLKIGDNSKVGAQAGVGKSMTPGSIELGSPSFDRNKYLRVYASFKNLPDLAARIQQLEKKVLTLSGSEE, translated from the coding sequence ATAGAATTTAGTATTGAATACATTGCTAACCTACTCGATGGTGAATTGGAGGGAGATGGTTCTATCAAGATCAGTCAGCTGGGAAAAATAGAAGATGCTGGTAAAGGAGCGATTTCCTTTCTCTCCAACCCTAAATACGAAGCCTCTATCTACTCTACGAATGCGAGCGCTGTAATAGTTAAAAAAGATTTTCACCCCAAGAAAGAACTGCATACCACCCTGATACGTGTAGAAGATCCGTACCTGGCCTTTACTGCTCTTCTTGAAGAGTATCATAAACTGGTCAATTTTCAAAAAAAAGGGGTAGAGCAACCTGCCTATATTAATAGTACCGCAGAAGTTGGTCAGGATATTTACCGAGGGGCTTTTTCGTATATAGGAGCCAATTGTAAGATTGGTGATCACGTCAAAATTTATCCTCATGCTTATATTGGTGATAATGTGCAGATAGGCGATCATACTATCATCCATAGCGGAGTTAAGATCTATCCTGGTTGCGTAATAGGCTCTCATTGTGTGGTGCATGCAGGAGCGGTAATAGGAAGTGACGGCTTTGGTTTCGCTCCTCAGGCTGACGGTACTTATAAAACAATTCCTCAGGTAGGTAATGTTATTGTAGGGCATCATGTAGATATTGGCGCTAACACCACAATAGATTGCGCTACTTTGGAGTCTACAAAGATAGGCAATGGAGTGAAGCTTGATAATTTAATCCAGATTGCTCATAATGTTGAAATAGGAGAAAATACGGTGATCGCCGCCCAGACAGGAGTTTCCGGCTCTACCAAAATTGGCAAAAACTGCGTGCTGGCAGGACAGGTTGGGGTGGTAGGACATCTCAAAATTGGTGACAACAGTAAAGTAGGGGCACAGGCAGGAGTAGGAAAGTCTATGACTCCCGGTAGTATAGAGCTAGGGAGTCCCAGCTTTGACCGTAATAAATACTTAAGGGTATATGCTTCCTTCAAGAACCTCCCGGATTTAGCCGCCCGTATTCAACAACTAGAGAAAAAAGTATTAACTTTGTCCGGAAGCGAGGAATAA
- the lpxA gene encoding acyl-ACP--UDP-N-acetylglucosamine O-acyltransferase, whose product MNQPLAYIHPEAKIANNVVIEPFSTIHKDVEIEEGTWIGSNVTIMEGARIGKNCKIFPGAVIAAVPQDLKFAGEKTVAIIGDNTTVRECATINRGTVDKYKTEVGKNCLIMAYVHLGHDCTIGDYCILGNTTQLAGHVQIDDYAIFGGACAVQQFTKIGAHTYIGGGSLVRKDIPPFTKAAREPVSYVGINSIGLRRRGFTTDAISEIQNIYRIIYLSGLNNSSALSEIEMQMAPSKERDEIIQFIQTSTRGIMKGPTE is encoded by the coding sequence ATGAATCAGCCTTTAGCATATATTCACCCTGAAGCTAAAATAGCTAATAATGTCGTGATAGAGCCATTTAGCACTATCCATAAAGACGTTGAGATAGAGGAAGGGACCTGGATTGGCTCCAATGTTACCATTATGGAAGGTGCCAGAATTGGCAAGAACTGCAAGATTTTTCCCGGAGCAGTAATCGCAGCCGTTCCTCAGGACTTAAAGTTTGCGGGGGAGAAGACGGTGGCCATTATTGGTGATAATACAACCGTACGTGAGTGTGCTACTATCAACAGAGGTACCGTAGATAAATATAAGACAGAGGTAGGTAAAAACTGCCTGATCATGGCTTATGTACATTTGGGGCATGATTGTACCATTGGAGACTACTGTATTTTAGGCAACACTACCCAACTTGCCGGGCATGTACAGATAGATGATTATGCTATTTTTGGAGGCGCATGTGCCGTGCAACAGTTCACTAAAATTGGAGCACACACCTATATTGGAGGAGGATCACTGGTAAGGAAAGACATCCCTCCATTTACCAAAGCCGCTCGCGAGCCGGTTAGTTATGTGGGGATCAACTCCATAGGATTACGTAGAAGAGGTTTTACTACCGATGCAATCAGTGAAATTCAAAATATTTACCGTATTATTTATTTGAGCGGCTTAAATAACTCTTCTGCCCTTTCGGAAATAGAGATGCAAATGGCTCCCTCCAAAGAACGGGATGAGATTATCCAGTTCATCCAGACGTCCACCCGGGGCATTATGAAAGGACCTACCGAGTAA
- a CDS encoding bifunctional UDP-3-O-[3-hydroxymyristoyl] N-acetylglucosamine deacetylase/3-hydroxyacyl-ACP dehydratase, translated as MNIRQHTIKKSITVSGVGLHTGVRANMTFLPAKPNHGIKFQRIDIEGHPIVDADVDNVVDLSRGTTIEQSGARINTVEHTLAALVGMEIDNVLIQLDGPEPPIMDGSSKMFVDALMEAGTEEQSALRNFFEVKEGIFHREPARNVEIAALPLDDYRLTVMIDYNSPVLGSQHASLNDISQFAKEISACRTFCFLHELEMLYQNNLIKGGDLNNAIVVVDRKVEEGELDHLAGLFNKPRVEVKSEGILNNVELRYKNEPARHKLLDMVGDLALVGRPIKAQILAARPGHAANVAFAKKLKKAMKESSNNAVPQYDPKLPPVLNINQVSQMLPHRYPFLMIDKIYYLDDTVVCGIKNVTMNEPFFEGHFPGNPVMPGVLQVEAMVQTGGILVLSTVPDPENYWTYFLAIESCRFRKMVLPGDVLTIKCELLAPIKRGIAKMRGEAYVGSTLVCEATMSASIVRKDS; from the coding sequence ATGAATATCAGACAACACACAATTAAGAAGTCTATTACAGTATCTGGCGTAGGTTTACATACCGGCGTAAGAGCCAATATGACTTTTCTACCTGCCAAGCCTAACCATGGTATCAAGTTTCAACGAATTGACATTGAAGGGCATCCTATTGTAGATGCGGATGTCGACAATGTAGTAGATCTTTCCCGAGGTACTACGATAGAGCAGAGTGGAGCCCGTATCAATACTGTAGAACATACCCTGGCCGCACTGGTAGGGATGGAGATAGATAATGTGCTTATCCAACTTGATGGACCAGAGCCTCCTATCATGGATGGTAGCTCCAAAATGTTTGTAGATGCATTAATGGAAGCAGGTACCGAGGAGCAAAGTGCTTTGCGAAACTTCTTTGAAGTTAAGGAGGGAATTTTTCATCGCGAGCCCGCCCGAAATGTAGAAATTGCTGCCCTTCCTCTGGATGACTACCGCCTAACGGTAATGATAGATTATAATTCACCAGTATTAGGGAGTCAGCATGCTTCGTTAAATGACATTAGTCAGTTTGCAAAAGAAATATCAGCTTGCCGTACTTTTTGCTTCCTGCATGAACTGGAGATGCTCTATCAGAATAATCTGATCAAAGGTGGAGACCTCAACAACGCTATAGTGGTGGTAGACCGTAAAGTTGAGGAAGGAGAGCTGGATCACTTGGCCGGTCTCTTTAATAAGCCCAGAGTGGAAGTGAAGAGTGAGGGAATACTCAATAATGTAGAGCTTCGCTATAAGAATGAGCCTGCCAGGCACAAACTATTGGATATGGTAGGTGATCTTGCGCTTGTGGGAAGACCTATCAAAGCGCAAATCCTGGCAGCTCGTCCCGGACATGCTGCTAATGTAGCTTTTGCCAAGAAGTTGAAAAAAGCTATGAAGGAAAGCAGTAATAATGCGGTTCCTCAGTACGATCCCAAGCTACCTCCTGTGTTGAATATTAACCAGGTAAGCCAAATGTTACCTCACCGGTATCCCTTCCTGATGATAGATAAAATCTATTATCTCGATGATACGGTCGTATGTGGTATCAAGAATGTGACTATGAATGAGCCCTTCTTTGAGGGACATTTTCCCGGTAACCCCGTAATGCCGGGTGTACTTCAGGTAGAGGCTATGGTACAGACAGGTGGTATATTGGTGTTGAGTACTGTTCCAGATCCCGAAAATTATTGGACATACTTCCTGGCTATTGAAAGCTGTAGGTTTAGGAAGATGGTATTGCCCGGTGATGTACTTACAATTAAGTGTGAATTACTGGCACCTATTAAAAGAGGGATTGCTAAAATGCGTGGGGAAGCCTATGTGGGTAGCACCCTTGTATGTGAAGCAACAATGTCAGCAAGTATAGTAAGAAAAGACTCATGA
- a CDS encoding endonuclease MutS2: MLYPKNLEDKIGFDSVRELVKGHCSSSLGTAYVDKMNFSDDFVMITKLLAQTEEFRKILVQEEPFPASNYIDVNAHLDKAKTPGTFLIEEEFHDLQLSLDTIFRCLKFFEEDEENEFPELKKLGGFISLDSSMLNSIRRIIDEKGQMRNNASKELQDIRRMLQSEQVRLRKVLDQILRQARQQGFTPDDATLTVRGGRMVIPVLAEYKRRIKGFVHDESATGQTVFLEPAEVLEINNEIRDLEYRERREIVRILISLTDELRPHIRALKSAYNFLGMIDFIRAKARFGLRFDSSCPVVEKKNKLDWYNARHPLLQITLEQQGRNIVPLNIRLDQDQRILIISGPNAGGKSVCLKTVALLQYMLQCGMLVPMDDHSKVGIFNNIFIDIGDEQSLENDLSTYSSHLTNMEHFLKFTDKRTLILIDEFGTGTEPQFGGAIAEAILEQLNALQTFGIITTHYTNLKQFADEAQGIVNGAMRFDSEKLEPLFKLEIGKPGSSFALEIAQKIGLPQSVLKRAKEHIGVEKVEFDKMLSELESEKNKFNTLNQELNAKEKRLNILSKEYEELKSYIDTQKKQIINEAKREAQTLLRDTNQRIEATIRSIKENKAEKEATKQARKELEELKEQVQPTKSSPKRAEPLEREEGEIRQGDAIRVKDNGALGEVLQIKGKQAEILIGSLKSNIKLKRLEKVSKKSLKKVLPDHKSFTTSSLDINKKQVEFSTNLDIRGKRAEEALPSLENFVDDASMFGMQELRIIHGKGNGILREVVRDYLHRHERVTQVHDEHVERGGAGVTIVKLR; the protein is encoded by the coding sequence TTGTTATATCCCAAGAATCTTGAAGATAAAATAGGCTTTGACAGCGTACGTGAGTTGGTAAAAGGCCATTGTAGCAGCAGTCTGGGTACTGCTTATGTAGACAAAATGAATTTCTCTGATGACTTTGTCATGATCACCAAATTACTGGCACAGACTGAGGAGTTTAGAAAAATACTAGTACAGGAAGAACCTTTTCCTGCTTCCAATTATATAGATGTAAACGCTCATCTGGATAAAGCTAAAACGCCGGGTACCTTTTTAATTGAAGAAGAGTTTCATGACCTGCAACTCTCGCTGGATACCATATTCCGTTGCCTGAAGTTTTTTGAAGAAGACGAAGAAAACGAGTTTCCCGAGCTGAAGAAGCTGGGCGGCTTCATCTCACTGGACAGTAGTATGCTCAACAGTATTCGCCGTATCATAGATGAGAAGGGACAGATGCGGAACAATGCCAGCAAAGAGCTACAGGACATTCGCCGTATGTTACAGAGCGAGCAGGTGCGCCTGCGTAAGGTGCTTGACCAAATACTGAGGCAGGCTAGGCAGCAGGGCTTTACCCCTGACGATGCTACACTTACCGTTCGTGGAGGCAGGATGGTGATTCCTGTATTGGCTGAATATAAACGTCGCATCAAAGGGTTTGTGCATGACGAATCAGCGACCGGGCAAACTGTCTTTCTGGAACCGGCAGAAGTACTGGAAATCAATAATGAAATTCGTGACCTGGAATACAGGGAGCGACGCGAGATTGTAAGAATACTGATCAGCCTTACCGATGAGCTGCGCCCACATATTCGGGCGCTAAAAAGTGCCTACAATTTCCTGGGCATGATAGATTTTATCCGTGCCAAAGCTCGTTTCGGACTTCGTTTTGACTCTAGCTGCCCGGTAGTAGAAAAAAAGAACAAGCTGGATTGGTACAATGCCCGCCATCCCCTTCTGCAAATCACGCTGGAGCAGCAAGGGAGGAATATCGTTCCGTTAAATATTCGCTTAGATCAAGATCAGCGTATCCTGATTATCTCCGGACCCAATGCGGGAGGTAAGTCTGTTTGCCTTAAGACAGTAGCGCTGCTCCAATATATGCTACAATGTGGTATGCTGGTCCCTATGGATGATCATTCAAAAGTCGGTATTTTCAACAATATCTTCATTGACATCGGTGACGAGCAATCTCTGGAAAATGATTTGAGTACCTACAGCTCTCATCTGACCAATATGGAGCACTTCCTGAAATTTACTGACAAGCGCACGCTAATATTAATTGATGAGTTTGGTACAGGTACTGAGCCACAATTTGGCGGCGCTATCGCTGAAGCCATCCTTGAGCAGCTAAATGCTTTACAAACCTTCGGCATTATTACTACGCACTACACCAACCTGAAGCAGTTTGCCGATGAAGCCCAAGGTATAGTCAACGGCGCCATGCGTTTCGACTCAGAAAAGCTGGAACCACTCTTTAAATTAGAGATCGGTAAACCGGGGAGCTCTTTCGCATTAGAAATTGCTCAGAAAATAGGTTTGCCCCAGAGCGTACTCAAGCGGGCTAAAGAACATATAGGGGTGGAGAAAGTAGAGTTTGACAAGATGCTTAGTGAGCTGGAAAGTGAGAAGAACAAGTTTAACACCCTCAATCAGGAACTCAACGCTAAAGAAAAACGGCTTAATATTCTATCTAAGGAATACGAAGAGTTGAAATCTTATATTGATACGCAGAAAAAACAAATTATCAATGAAGCCAAACGGGAAGCGCAAACCCTCCTCCGTGACACCAACCAACGCATAGAGGCAACGATACGTTCTATCAAAGAGAATAAAGCGGAGAAAGAGGCTACCAAACAGGCACGTAAGGAGCTGGAAGAATTGAAAGAGCAGGTACAGCCCACTAAATCCTCCCCTAAAAGAGCAGAACCTCTGGAACGGGAAGAAGGAGAAATCAGGCAAGGTGATGCTATCCGCGTCAAAGATAATGGTGCGTTAGGTGAAGTACTTCAGATCAAGGGTAAGCAAGCTGAAATACTGATTGGCTCTCTTAAATCTAATATTAAGCTGAAGCGATTAGAAAAAGTATCAAAAAAATCTTTAAAGAAAGTACTTCCTGATCATAAGAGCTTCACTACATCCAGCCTGGATATCAATAAAAAACAAGTTGAATTCAGCACTAATCTGGATATCCGGGGAAAACGTGCTGAAGAGGCTTTACCCTCTTTGGAGAACTTTGTCGACGATGCCAGTATGTTTGGTATGCAGGAGTTGCGTATCATTCATGGTAAAGGCAATGGTATTCTCAGGGAAGTAGTGAGAGACTATCTGCACAGACATGAGCGTGTAACTCAGGTACATGATGAGCATGTAGAAAGAGGTGGCGCAGGCGTAACTATTGTGAAGCTGAGATGA
- a CDS encoding PglZ domain-containing protein, with amino-acid sequence MQRYSILWADDEIDLLKPHTLFLENKGYEVVTVNSGADAIDAFEKRHFDIVFLDENMPGMTGLEVLDYIKSSKPSIPVVMITKSEEEMIMEQAIGAKISDYLIKPLNPNQILLSVKKILDNKRLVTEKTNLSYQQEFRNLSMAFGEDMNHEEWVEVYKKLVYWELEIDNTEEKSMSEVLDMQKEEANNNFARFVIDNYESWLNDVNAEKPMLSHQLMQKKVFPHINDERPVFFIVIDNLRYDQWKVIESTVLNHFTMEEEDTFYSILPTTTAYSRNAIFSGMLPSDMEKYHGDIWVGDDKEEGKNNHEHEFLKRHLKKRHLNVKSSYHKITQTQQGRQLVDTVPNLLNNDLNVIVYNFVDMLSHARTDLEMIRELAPDESAYRSITRSWFMHSPLLDLFKRIAREKAKIVVATDHGTIRVKHPAKIIGDRNTNTNLRYKQGKNLNFDNNKIYAVKKPESLFLPRLNVSTTYAFATQDYFFAYPNNYNYYVNYYRDTFQHGGVSLEEMIVPVITLNSKNA; translated from the coding sequence ATGCAAAGATATAGCATTTTGTGGGCGGATGACGAAATTGACCTGCTTAAACCTCATACTCTTTTTCTGGAGAATAAAGGATACGAAGTCGTCACAGTAAATAGTGGTGCAGATGCCATTGACGCATTTGAGAAGCGTCATTTTGATATTGTTTTTCTGGATGAGAACATGCCCGGGATGACCGGATTGGAAGTACTGGATTACATCAAATCCTCTAAGCCCAGCATTCCGGTGGTGATGATCACCAAGAGCGAAGAAGAAATGATTATGGAGCAGGCCATAGGAGCTAAGATCAGTGATTATCTTATCAAGCCGCTTAACCCCAACCAGATTTTACTCTCTGTCAAGAAAATTCTGGATAATAAGCGTCTGGTTACTGAAAAAACCAACCTGAGCTATCAGCAGGAATTTCGTAACCTCAGCATGGCCTTTGGCGAGGATATGAATCATGAGGAATGGGTAGAGGTTTATAAAAAGCTGGTGTACTGGGAACTGGAAATTGACAATACAGAAGAAAAAAGTATGTCAGAAGTTTTAGACATGCAGAAGGAAGAAGCCAATAACAACTTCGCCCGCTTCGTAATTGACAATTATGAGTCATGGCTTAATGACGTGAATGCAGAAAAGCCAATGCTCTCCCATCAGTTAATGCAGAAAAAGGTTTTTCCCCATATTAACGATGAAAGGCCCGTATTTTTCATTGTTATTGACAACCTCCGTTATGATCAGTGGAAAGTCATAGAGTCAACGGTGCTTAATCATTTCACTATGGAAGAGGAGGATACTTTCTACTCTATACTTCCTACTACTACTGCTTACTCACGGAATGCTATTTTTTCGGGCATGTTACCGTCAGATATGGAAAAGTACCATGGCGATATCTGGGTGGGAGATGATAAGGAGGAAGGAAAAAACAACCATGAGCATGAATTTCTAAAGCGTCATCTGAAAAAACGGCATCTAAATGTCAAAAGCAGTTATCATAAGATTACCCAAACACAGCAGGGAAGACAACTGGTAGACACGGTACCCAACCTGCTGAACAATGATCTTAATGTGATCGTGTACAACTTTGTGGATATGCTCTCTCACGCTCGTACTGACCTGGAAATGATCCGCGAACTGGCCCCGGATGAGTCTGCTTATCGTTCTATTACCCGTTCATGGTTCATGCACTCTCCTTTGCTGGATCTTTTTAAGCGCATCGCCCGGGAGAAAGCAAAGATTGTAGTTGCGACCGACCACGGCACCATAAGGGTAAAACACCCCGCCAAGATCATTGGTGACCGTAATACCAATACCAATCTACGGTATAAGCAGGGCAAAAACCTTAACTTTGACAATAACAAAATTTACGCTGTTAAGAAACCTGAAAGCCTGTTTCTTCCTCGTTTAAATGTATCTACTACTTATGCATTCGCTACGCAGGACTATTTCTTTGCCTATCCTAACAATTATAATTATTATGTAAATTACTACCGTGATACTTTTCAGCACGGTGGAGTTTCACTGGAAGAAATGATTGTGCCGGTAATCACGCTCAATAGTAAAAATGCCTGA
- a CDS encoding HD domain-containing protein, whose product MNKRKVFNDPVYGFINIPSDLIFDVIEHPYLQRLRRIRQMGLADFVYPGALHTRFHHALGAMHLMQSTLSSLRNKGQEISEDEFEATLIAILLHDIGHGPFSHALEYVLIPGVGHEQMSELIIRRLCDTFGGNMHLAYQIFTDQYARKFFHQLVSSQLDIDRLDYLKRDCFYTGVSEGEIGADRIIKMLDVRNDKIVVEEKGIYSIENFLNARRLMYWQVYLHKTSVSAEKMMISTMNRSIDLAAQGVDVQASPSLAFFLNQKVTLDELEQDQNCLKHFVSLDDIDIWAAIKQWVYHPDRVLSDLSSRLLERRLFRIKLSNEVTPEEKLEALEKKILSKLKITEQELKYFMVHGSISNAAYVSSGQKINIITKEGKIFDIAQASDLPNIKAMSRIVKKYYLCWPKDVNLRHNSIAYS is encoded by the coding sequence TTGAACAAGAGAAAAGTATTTAACGACCCGGTATACGGCTTCATCAATATTCCCTCTGATTTGATTTTTGATGTTATAGAACATCCGTACCTTCAAAGATTACGAAGGATCAGACAAATGGGTTTAGCTGATTTTGTTTATCCGGGGGCGTTGCATACGCGCTTTCATCATGCACTGGGAGCCATGCACCTGATGCAAAGCACTTTAAGCAGCCTGCGTAACAAAGGGCAGGAGATCTCTGAAGACGAATTTGAAGCTACGCTAATAGCCATTTTATTGCATGATATCGGACACGGGCCTTTCTCTCACGCTTTGGAGTATGTGCTCATCCCCGGAGTAGGACATGAACAAATGTCGGAGCTGATCATCAGGCGATTATGCGATACATTTGGAGGAAATATGCATCTGGCTTATCAGATATTTACGGATCAATATGCGCGTAAATTTTTTCATCAGCTTGTCTCCAGCCAGTTAGACATCGACCGGCTGGATTATCTCAAACGAGACTGTTTCTATACCGGGGTTTCTGAAGGAGAGATTGGTGCTGACCGTATTATCAAAATGTTGGATGTGCGAAATGATAAGATCGTTGTAGAAGAAAAGGGAATCTATAGCATAGAAAATTTTCTAAATGCACGTCGGCTTATGTACTGGCAGGTATATCTGCATAAGACCAGTGTAAGTGCTGAGAAAATGATGATCTCTACTATGAACAGAAGCATTGATTTGGCAGCGCAGGGGGTAGATGTTCAAGCCAGTCCCAGTTTGGCATTTTTCCTTAATCAGAAAGTAACACTAGATGAGCTTGAGCAGGATCAGAATTGTCTTAAGCATTTTGTGTCGCTGGATGATATTGATATCTGGGCAGCTATCAAACAGTGGGTATACCATCCTGACCGGGTTTTGTCTGATCTTAGCAGCCGCTTGCTGGAGCGAAGACTATTTAGAATAAAGCTGAGCAATGAAGTGACCCCTGAGGAAAAATTAGAAGCGTTAGAAAAAAAAATATTAAGCAAATTAAAGATCACAGAACAGGAACTAAAGTATTTTATGGTACATGGTAGTATCAGTAATGCTGCTTATGTCTCGAGCGGTCAAAAAATCAACATAATCACCAAAGAGGGCAAGATTTTTGACATAGCACAGGCATCGGACTTGCCTAATATTAAGGCTATGAGCAGAATTGTCAAAAAATATTACCTATGCTGGCCCAAAGATGTAAATTTGCGCCACAACAGCATAGCATATTCCTAA